A window of Passer domesticus isolate bPasDom1 chromosome 18, bPasDom1.hap1, whole genome shotgun sequence contains these coding sequences:
- the CRB2 gene encoding protein crumbs homolog 2 isoform X3, whose protein sequence is MGINCELLYDACIEHDCPAHMSCTRTPGLLQYECVCTPGSAGAGCGSVDACESSPCPHPGFQCVASPTGYTCRCQPGPAGQGCQAESSACSSRPCLNNGTCVGAPGGYRCLCPPGFSGATCGDDIDECASGPCRNGAICRDSAGHYSCFCVPGFQGSHCEIDIDECASRPCRNRGTCLNHMDRYECRCAPGYAGVNCEFEIDECASDPCLNGALCNDHVGFYSCTCAPGYQGTQCEVDINECESQPCQSNGTCHDLINSYRCDCSDTGFEGTHCELDILECASDPCHNSATCLEGTKGYSCACWPGYTGQDCEEDVDECVTEPCHNGGLCLERSNPAHYGTQPHFPSNFSYSQAAGFLCQCQPGFTGDTCFTNIDECESQPCQNGGLCHDLVDGFLCQCPPGYSGVECAVNINECEEGPCKNGAVCEDGIADYSCHCAPGQDGIAWGGKNCSVQLTGCQTHDCQNEALCIPTYQAESHGHLCQCQPGFYDATCSTPTTFSFASRGYLLLELPQSSESGQGAGGASMSLRFRTTLPSAVLFYRGHEAEYLFLELLDGILHAELKREDVVYPLLLQGLRVDDGQWHEVEVVVHSAVQLKLWHGSCEAGVCLQSSPVPAGTAVIPQAFLNLYIGGAEDPLANKTRSQQGFVGCLQDLRVDAEAVLPAALALRGSSPARPGCDRTEWCLSQPCLHGGLCVDLWATFSCDCARPYGGPACSYERPAATFGLENSTSFASFTLSDSLGANFNLSFFLRSRKPDGLLLQVCNGTGPCLTLYLRDGQLSIETSPADTVTFPGNVVDGRRHLIALSFQGGSVGALQSDTFVELGQLPAQALVAGSEVFIGGHPNPSRAELWGGCFKGCLQDIQINSHQIQFFQAENDSLPEEFNRTQTGNLVNGCISDDTCKSEPCQNGGRCIVTWNDFHCSCPANFTGKFCEEKVWCESDPCPEATTCIDVVAGYVCLANATFDGNAAIEFTTNTSVTRTLSSLHVDFRTRDEDAVLLRAVEEVDSVQVAIKNSSLLVEIRSGNSIEGVSFVSAQPVTDGAWHSVSVSMEEPFAPWARWLLRLDGAVNVTLRGSAGSLDFLKNNASVVLAENFTGCLGRVHIGGLFLPFPPQQPYPQAEQFRRAGPGSVRLGCSGADVCASSPCLNGGTCEDLFDAFRCGCSAGWAGQRCQANIDDCQPSPCVHGDCVDAVADFQCECFRGFIGKRCDINVDDCVRHQCLNGATCVDGVYGYSCRCPPQYSGPRCEWPFPPQQCGKNFTCLNGGRCITESWGANCSCRPGFTGRNCQININECDPNPCQNGGTCQDSENRYECVCSASYTGERCDINKGTPGALFPSPLIEVAVPVACGSVLLLSIALIFMVLTARKRRQSEGTYSPSQQEVAGARLEMDSVLKVPPEERLI, encoded by the exons ATGGGCATAAACTGTGAACTGCTCTATGATGCTTGCATTGAACATGACTGTCCTGCCCACATGAGCTGCACCCGCACTCCAGGACTCCTGCAGTATGAATGTGTGTGCacacctggctctgcaggtgctggCTGTGGCAGTGTTGATGCGTGTGAGAGCAGCCCGTGCCCACACCCTGGATTCCAATGTGTGGCTAGCCCGACTGGATACACCTGTAGGTGCCAGCCGGGCCCCGCTGGCCAAGGCTGCCAGGCAGAAAGCTCCGCGTGCTCCAGCCGCCCCTGCCTGAACAACGGCACGTGTGTGGGGGCTCCGGGCGGGTACCGCTGCCTCTGCCCGCCCGGCTTCAGCGGGGCCACCTGCGGGGACGACATCGACGAGTGCGCCTCGGGGCCGTGCAGGAACGGGGCCATCTGCAGGGACAGCGCGGGCCACTACAGCTGCTTCTGCGTGCCCGGCTTCCAGGGCTCCCACTGCGAGATCGACATCGACGAGTGCGCGTCGCGGCCCTGCCGCAACCGCGGCACCTGCCTCAACCACATGGACCGCTACGAGTGCCGGTGCGCGCCCGGCTACGCAG GTGTGAACTGTGAATTTGAAATAGATGAATGTGCTTCAGACCCGTGCCTGAATGGGGCCCTGTGCAATGATCATGTTGGGTTCTACAGCTGCACCTGTGCACCAGGTTACCAAGGAACCCAGTGTGAGGTGGACATCAATGAGTGTGAGAGCCAGCCGTGCCAGAGCAACGGGACATGTCATGACCTCATTAACAG CTACCGTTGTGACTGCAGTGACACCGGCTTTGAGGGGACCCACTGCGAGCTGGACATCCTGGAGTGTGCCTCTGACCCCTGCCAcaacagtgccacgtgcctggAGGGAACCAAGGGCTacagctgtgcctgctggccag GTTACACTGGGCAGGACTGTGAGGAGGATGTGGATGAGTGTGTGACAGAGCCCTGTCACAACGGTGGCCTGTGCCTGGAGCGCTCCAACCCTGCCCACTACGGGACACAGCCCCACTTCCCCAGCAACTTCAGCTACAGCCAGGCAGCTGGCTtcctgtgccagtgccagccaggcTTTACAG GGGACACCTGCTTTACCAACATCGACGAGTGCGAGTCGCAGCCCTGCCAGAACGGAGGGCTCTGCCACGACCTGGTGGATGGCTTCCTCTGTCAGTGCCCACCTGGTTATTCAG GTGTGGAATGTGCTGTTAACATCAATGAGTGTGAGGAGGGTCCCTGCAAGAATGGAGCTGTCTGTGAGGATGGCATTGCTGACTATTCCTGCCACTGTGCCCCTGGCCAGGATGGCATTGCGTGGGGAGGGAAGAACTGCTCTGTCCAGCTCACTGGGTGCCAGACGCACGACTGCCAAAACGAGGCCTTGTGCATCCCAACCTACCAAGCTGAGAGCCACgggcacctgtgccagtgccagcctggtttCTATGATGCCACATGCTCGACACCAACGACGTTTTCCTTTGCTTCCAGAGGGTATCTCCTCCTtgagctgccccagagcagcgAGAGCGGGCAGGGCGCAGGAGGAGCCAGCATGTCCCTCCGCTTCCGAACCACTTTGCCCAGCGCTGTCCTTTTTTACCGAGGCCATGAAGCTGAGTACCTGTTCCTGGAGCTCTTGGATGGCATCCTGCATGCAGAGCTGAAGAGGGAGGATGTTGTGTACCCGCTGCTCCTGCAGGGGCTGAGAGTGGATGATGGCCAGTGGCATGAAGTGGAAGTTGTTGTGCACAGCGCGGTGCAGCTGAAGCTCTGGCATGGCTCCTGTGAGGCCGGGGTgtgcctgcagagctctcctgtcCCAGCGGGCACTGCTGTGATCCCACAAGCCTTCCTGAATCTCTATATTGGAGGTGCTGAGGATCCACTGGCCAACAAGACCCGCAGCCAGCAAGGCTTTGTGGGCTGCCTGCAGGACTTGCGGGTGGACGCCGAGGCCGTGCTGCCGGCGGCTCTGGCGCTGCGGGGCTCGTCCCCGGCGAGGCCGGGCTGTGACCGCACCGAGTGgtgcctctcccagccctgcctccacGGGGGGCTCTGCGTGGACCTTTGGGCCACCTTCAGCTGTGACTGTGCCAGGCCCTATGGGGGCCCAGCCTGCTCGTATG agCGCCCAGCAGCAACATTTGGCCTAGAGAATTCCACCAGCTTTGCCTCTTTCACCCTTTCTGACAGCCTTGGTGCAAACTTCAACCTCTCCTTTTTCCTGCGCAGCCGGAAGCCCGACGGTTTGTTGCTGCAGGTCTGCAATGGGACAGGGCCCTGCCTCACCCTGTACCTGAGGGATGGCCAGCTGAGCATAGAGACGTCCCCTGCGGACACTGTGACCTTTCCAGGGAATGTGGTTGATGGGAGAAGACATTTGATAGCCCTGTCTTTCCAGGGAGGCTCTGTTGGTGCCCTGCAGTCAGACACGTTcgtggagctggggcagctgccagcacaagCCCTGGTTGCTGGCTCTGAAGTGTTCATTGGGGGACACCCaaaccccagcagggctgagctgtgggGGGGCTGTTTCAAGGGCTGTTTGCAGGACATCCAAATCAACAGCCACCAGATACAGTTTTTCCAGGCAGAGAATGACAGTTTGCCAGAAGAATTCAATAGGACTCAAACTGGAAATCTTGTGAACGGCTGCATCTCTGATGACACCTGCAAG tctgAGCCATGTCAGAATGGTGGCAGATGCATTGTCACTTGGAATGATTTCCATTGCAGCTGTCCAGCAAATTTCACTGGGAAATTTTGTGAAGAGAAAGTCTGGTGTGAAAGTGACCCATGTCCTGAAGCCACCACCTGCATAGATGTTGTGGCAGGATATGTGT GTCTGGCCAATGCAACATTTGATGGTAATGCTGCCATAGAATTTACCACCAACACGTCAGTGACCAGAACTCTGAGCAGCCTCCACGTGGACTTCAGAACCAGAGATGAAGATGCTGTTTTGCTCCGGGCTGTGGAAGAGGTGGATTCTGTCCAGGTAGCCATTAAGAATTCCTCCCTGCTTGTTGAGATCAGGAGTGGGAACAGCATCGAGGGCGTCAGCTTCGTGAGCGCGCAGCCCGTCACGGACGGGGCCTGGCACAGCGTCTCCGTGTCCATGGAGGAGCCGTTCGCGCCCTGGGCCCGCTGGCTGCTCCGCCTGGACGGGGCGGTGAACGTGACTCTGCGGGGCAGCGCCGGCAGCCTGGACTTCCTCAAGAACAACGCATCGGTCGTTCTGGCCGAGAACTTCACGGGCTGCCTGGGCCGGGTGCACATCGGGGggctcttcctgcccttcccgcCCCAGCAGCCGTACCCGCAGGCCGAGCAGTTCCGGCGGGCCGGCCCGGGCAGCGTGCGGCTGGGCTGCTCCGGGGCCGACGTGTGCgcctccagcccctgcctcaaCGGCGGCACCTGCGAGGACCTGTTCGACGCCTTCCGCTGCGGCTGCAGCGCGGGCTGGgcggggcagcgctgccaggccaaCATCGACgactgccagcccagcccctgcgtGCACGGGGACTGTGTGGATGCCGTGGCAGATTTCCAGTGCGAGTGCTTCCGGGGCTTCATCGGGAAGAGGTGTGACATCAACGTGGACGACTGCGTGCGGCACCAGTGCCTGAACGGAGCCACCTGCGTGGATGGCGTTTATGGATACTCCTGCAGGTGCCCCCCTCAGTACTCCGGGCCTCGCTGCGA GTGGCCGTTCCCCCCTCAGCAGTGTGGCAAGAACTTCACCTGCTTGAACGGGGGCAGGTGCATCACTGAGAGCTGGGGAGccaactgctcctgcaggcCTGGCTTCACTGGAAGGAA ctgtCAAATCAACATAAACGAGTGTGACCCGAACCCGTGCCAGAACGGGGGCACGTGCCAGGACTCGGAGAACCGGTACGAGTGCGTGTGCAGCGCCAGCTACACCGGGGAGCGCTGCGACATCAAC AAAGGGACTCCAGGTGCTCTGTTCCCCTCCCCACTAATTGAAGTAGCTGTCCCTGTAGCctgtggctctgtgctgctcctcagcatTGCTCTCATATTCATGGTGCTCACGGCAAGGAAGAGGCGCCAGTCCGAGGGGACGTACAGCCCGAGCCAGCAGGAGGTGGCCGGAGCTCGGCTGGAGATGGACAGTGTCCTAAAGGTGCCACCCGAAGAGCGCCTGATCTAG
- the CRB2 gene encoding protein crumbs homolog 2 isoform X4: MELKKTTSRPCNAALLLPLFFLFWGVNCEFEIDECASDPCLNGALCNDHVGFYSCTCAPGYQGTQCEVDINECESQPCQSNGTCHDLINSYRCDCSDTGFEGTHCELDILECASDPCHNSATCLEGTKGYSCACWPGYTGQDCEEDVDECVTEPCHNGGLCLERSNPAHYGTQPHFPSNFSYSQAAGFLCQCQPGFTGDTCFTNIDECESQPCQNGGLCHDLVDGFLCQCPPGYSGVECAVNINECEEGPCKNGAVCEDGIADYSCHCAPGQDGIAWGGKNCSVQLTGCQTHDCQNEALCIPTYQAESHGHLCQCQPGFYDATCSTPTTFSFASRGYLLLELPQSSESGQGAGGASMSLRFRTTLPSAVLFYRGHEAEYLFLELLDGILHAELKREDVVYPLLLQGLRVDDGQWHEVEVVVHSAVQLKLWHGSCEAGVCLQSSPVPAGTAVIPQAFLNLYIGGAEDPLANKTRSQQGFVGCLQDLRVDAEAVLPAALALRGSSPARPGCDRTEWCLSQPCLHGGLCVDLWATFSCDCARPYGGPACSYERPAATFGLENSTSFASFTLSDSLGANFNLSFFLRSRKPDGLLLQVCNGTGPCLTLYLRDGQLSIETSPADTVTFPGNVVDGRRHLIALSFQGGSVGALQSDTFVELGQLPAQALVAGSEVFIGGHPNPSRAELWGGCFKGCLQDIQINSHQIQFFQAENDSLPEEFNRTQTGNLVNGCISDDTCKSEPCQNGGRCIVTWNDFHCSCPANFTGKFCEEKVWCESDPCPEATTCIDVVAGYVCLANATFDGNAAIEFTTNTSVTRTLSSLHVDFRTRDEDAVLLRAVEEVDSVQVAIKNSSLLVEIRSGNSIEGVSFVSAQPVTDGAWHSVSVSMEEPFAPWARWLLRLDGAVNVTLRGSAGSLDFLKNNASVVLAENFTGCLGRVHIGGLFLPFPPQQPYPQAEQFRRAGPGSVRLGCSGADVCASSPCLNGGTCEDLFDAFRCGCSAGWAGQRCQANIDDCQPSPCVHGDCVDAVADFQCECFRGFIGKRCDINVDDCVRHQCLNGATCVDGVYGYSCRCPPQYSGPRCEWPFPPQQCGKNFTCLNGGRCITESWGANCSCRPGFTGRNCQININECDPNPCQNGGTCQDSENRYECVCSASYTGERCDINKGTPGALFPSPLIEVAVPVACGSVLLLSIALIFMVLTARKRRQSEGTYSPSQQEVAGARLEMDSVLKVPPEERLI; encoded by the exons GTGTGAACTGTGAATTTGAAATAGATGAATGTGCTTCAGACCCGTGCCTGAATGGGGCCCTGTGCAATGATCATGTTGGGTTCTACAGCTGCACCTGTGCACCAGGTTACCAAGGAACCCAGTGTGAGGTGGACATCAATGAGTGTGAGAGCCAGCCGTGCCAGAGCAACGGGACATGTCATGACCTCATTAACAG CTACCGTTGTGACTGCAGTGACACCGGCTTTGAGGGGACCCACTGCGAGCTGGACATCCTGGAGTGTGCCTCTGACCCCTGCCAcaacagtgccacgtgcctggAGGGAACCAAGGGCTacagctgtgcctgctggccag GTTACACTGGGCAGGACTGTGAGGAGGATGTGGATGAGTGTGTGACAGAGCCCTGTCACAACGGTGGCCTGTGCCTGGAGCGCTCCAACCCTGCCCACTACGGGACACAGCCCCACTTCCCCAGCAACTTCAGCTACAGCCAGGCAGCTGGCTtcctgtgccagtgccagccaggcTTTACAG GGGACACCTGCTTTACCAACATCGACGAGTGCGAGTCGCAGCCCTGCCAGAACGGAGGGCTCTGCCACGACCTGGTGGATGGCTTCCTCTGTCAGTGCCCACCTGGTTATTCAG GTGTGGAATGTGCTGTTAACATCAATGAGTGTGAGGAGGGTCCCTGCAAGAATGGAGCTGTCTGTGAGGATGGCATTGCTGACTATTCCTGCCACTGTGCCCCTGGCCAGGATGGCATTGCGTGGGGAGGGAAGAACTGCTCTGTCCAGCTCACTGGGTGCCAGACGCACGACTGCCAAAACGAGGCCTTGTGCATCCCAACCTACCAAGCTGAGAGCCACgggcacctgtgccagtgccagcctggtttCTATGATGCCACATGCTCGACACCAACGACGTTTTCCTTTGCTTCCAGAGGGTATCTCCTCCTtgagctgccccagagcagcgAGAGCGGGCAGGGCGCAGGAGGAGCCAGCATGTCCCTCCGCTTCCGAACCACTTTGCCCAGCGCTGTCCTTTTTTACCGAGGCCATGAAGCTGAGTACCTGTTCCTGGAGCTCTTGGATGGCATCCTGCATGCAGAGCTGAAGAGGGAGGATGTTGTGTACCCGCTGCTCCTGCAGGGGCTGAGAGTGGATGATGGCCAGTGGCATGAAGTGGAAGTTGTTGTGCACAGCGCGGTGCAGCTGAAGCTCTGGCATGGCTCCTGTGAGGCCGGGGTgtgcctgcagagctctcctgtcCCAGCGGGCACTGCTGTGATCCCACAAGCCTTCCTGAATCTCTATATTGGAGGTGCTGAGGATCCACTGGCCAACAAGACCCGCAGCCAGCAAGGCTTTGTGGGCTGCCTGCAGGACTTGCGGGTGGACGCCGAGGCCGTGCTGCCGGCGGCTCTGGCGCTGCGGGGCTCGTCCCCGGCGAGGCCGGGCTGTGACCGCACCGAGTGgtgcctctcccagccctgcctccacGGGGGGCTCTGCGTGGACCTTTGGGCCACCTTCAGCTGTGACTGTGCCAGGCCCTATGGGGGCCCAGCCTGCTCGTATG agCGCCCAGCAGCAACATTTGGCCTAGAGAATTCCACCAGCTTTGCCTCTTTCACCCTTTCTGACAGCCTTGGTGCAAACTTCAACCTCTCCTTTTTCCTGCGCAGCCGGAAGCCCGACGGTTTGTTGCTGCAGGTCTGCAATGGGACAGGGCCCTGCCTCACCCTGTACCTGAGGGATGGCCAGCTGAGCATAGAGACGTCCCCTGCGGACACTGTGACCTTTCCAGGGAATGTGGTTGATGGGAGAAGACATTTGATAGCCCTGTCTTTCCAGGGAGGCTCTGTTGGTGCCCTGCAGTCAGACACGTTcgtggagctggggcagctgccagcacaagCCCTGGTTGCTGGCTCTGAAGTGTTCATTGGGGGACACCCaaaccccagcagggctgagctgtgggGGGGCTGTTTCAAGGGCTGTTTGCAGGACATCCAAATCAACAGCCACCAGATACAGTTTTTCCAGGCAGAGAATGACAGTTTGCCAGAAGAATTCAATAGGACTCAAACTGGAAATCTTGTGAACGGCTGCATCTCTGATGACACCTGCAAG tctgAGCCATGTCAGAATGGTGGCAGATGCATTGTCACTTGGAATGATTTCCATTGCAGCTGTCCAGCAAATTTCACTGGGAAATTTTGTGAAGAGAAAGTCTGGTGTGAAAGTGACCCATGTCCTGAAGCCACCACCTGCATAGATGTTGTGGCAGGATATGTGT GTCTGGCCAATGCAACATTTGATGGTAATGCTGCCATAGAATTTACCACCAACACGTCAGTGACCAGAACTCTGAGCAGCCTCCACGTGGACTTCAGAACCAGAGATGAAGATGCTGTTTTGCTCCGGGCTGTGGAAGAGGTGGATTCTGTCCAGGTAGCCATTAAGAATTCCTCCCTGCTTGTTGAGATCAGGAGTGGGAACAGCATCGAGGGCGTCAGCTTCGTGAGCGCGCAGCCCGTCACGGACGGGGCCTGGCACAGCGTCTCCGTGTCCATGGAGGAGCCGTTCGCGCCCTGGGCCCGCTGGCTGCTCCGCCTGGACGGGGCGGTGAACGTGACTCTGCGGGGCAGCGCCGGCAGCCTGGACTTCCTCAAGAACAACGCATCGGTCGTTCTGGCCGAGAACTTCACGGGCTGCCTGGGCCGGGTGCACATCGGGGggctcttcctgcccttcccgcCCCAGCAGCCGTACCCGCAGGCCGAGCAGTTCCGGCGGGCCGGCCCGGGCAGCGTGCGGCTGGGCTGCTCCGGGGCCGACGTGTGCgcctccagcccctgcctcaaCGGCGGCACCTGCGAGGACCTGTTCGACGCCTTCCGCTGCGGCTGCAGCGCGGGCTGGgcggggcagcgctgccaggccaaCATCGACgactgccagcccagcccctgcgtGCACGGGGACTGTGTGGATGCCGTGGCAGATTTCCAGTGCGAGTGCTTCCGGGGCTTCATCGGGAAGAGGTGTGACATCAACGTGGACGACTGCGTGCGGCACCAGTGCCTGAACGGAGCCACCTGCGTGGATGGCGTTTATGGATACTCCTGCAGGTGCCCCCCTCAGTACTCCGGGCCTCGCTGCGA GTGGCCGTTCCCCCCTCAGCAGTGTGGCAAGAACTTCACCTGCTTGAACGGGGGCAGGTGCATCACTGAGAGCTGGGGAGccaactgctcctgcaggcCTGGCTTCACTGGAAGGAA ctgtCAAATCAACATAAACGAGTGTGACCCGAACCCGTGCCAGAACGGGGGCACGTGCCAGGACTCGGAGAACCGGTACGAGTGCGTGTGCAGCGCCAGCTACACCGGGGAGCGCTGCGACATCAAC AAAGGGACTCCAGGTGCTCTGTTCCCCTCCCCACTAATTGAAGTAGCTGTCCCTGTAGCctgtggctctgtgctgctcctcagcatTGCTCTCATATTCATGGTGCTCACGGCAAGGAAGAGGCGCCAGTCCGAGGGGACGTACAGCCCGAGCCAGCAGGAGGTGGCCGGAGCTCGGCTGGAGATGGACAGTGTCCTAAAGGTGCCACCCGAAGAGCGCCTGATCTAG